One window of Sinorhizobium numidicum genomic DNA carries:
- the paoA gene encoding aldehyde dehydrogenase iron-sulfur subunit PaoA yields MQSPGALEISRRDLLVASAAGVTVASAASLGHAQTNAPTASQSTKVTFTVNGERRELQLDNRTTLLDALREHLHLTGTKKGCDHGQCGACTVLIDERRVNACLTLAVMHEGDSITTIEGLGQPEKLHPMQAAFVKHDGFQCGYCTPGQICSSVAMIEEIKANIPSHVANDLTAPAEITPAEIRERMSGNICRCGAYSNIVEAITEVAGRKA; encoded by the coding sequence ATGCAAAGTCCCGGCGCACTCGAAATCTCGCGGCGCGACCTGCTGGTCGCTTCGGCCGCTGGCGTCACAGTGGCGAGCGCAGCCTCCCTCGGTCACGCCCAGACCAATGCCCCCACCGCATCTCAGAGCACGAAAGTCACTTTCACGGTGAACGGCGAGCGCCGGGAGCTTCAGCTCGACAACCGAACGACGCTTCTCGACGCATTGCGCGAGCATCTGCATCTGACGGGCACCAAGAAGGGATGCGATCACGGCCAGTGTGGCGCCTGCACGGTCCTCATCGATGAGCGCCGCGTCAACGCTTGCCTGACGCTCGCGGTGATGCATGAAGGCGACAGCATCACCACGATCGAGGGACTGGGGCAGCCAGAAAAGCTCCACCCGATGCAGGCTGCCTTCGTCAAGCACGACGGTTTTCAGTGCGGCTACTGCACGCCCGGCCAGATCTGTTCCTCCGTCGCCATGATCGAGGAGATCAAGGCCAATATTCCGAGCCATGTGGCAAACGACTTGACGGCGCCTGCGGAAATCACACCCGCCGAGATCCGGGAACGCATGAGCGGCAATATCTGTCGTTGCGGCGCCTATTCCAACATCGTCGAAGCCATCACCGAAGTCGCAGGGAGGAAGGCATGA
- a CDS encoding FAD binding domain-containing protein, with protein MRAFSYERAPSIEAAAKAAARADGAKFIAGGTNLLDLMKLEIETPTHLIDVNGLGLDRIESTPEGGLKIGALVRNTDLAADERIRRDYALLSRALLAGASGQLRNRATTAGNLLQRTRCPYFYDTNQPCNKRQPGSGCAALAGFSRQLAVIGVSDACIANHPSDMAVAMRALDAVVETVRADGTTRSIPIADLHRLPGDAPHIEHVLERGELITAVVLPKPVGGKQIYRKVRDRASYAFALVSVGAVVQPDGSGRVAVGGIAPKPWREEAADKELANGAKAAAAKLLADARPTEQNAFKLTLVERTLSAVLTEARG; from the coding sequence ATGAGAGCGTTCAGCTACGAACGTGCACCGTCGATCGAGGCGGCGGCGAAGGCCGCGGCTAGGGCGGATGGCGCGAAGTTCATCGCCGGCGGCACCAATCTCCTGGACCTGATGAAGCTCGAGATCGAAACGCCCACCCACCTGATCGACGTCAACGGACTGGGACTGGACAGGATCGAATCGACACCGGAAGGCGGCCTCAAGATCGGCGCCCTCGTTCGCAATACGGATCTTGCCGCCGACGAACGGATCCGCCGCGATTACGCTCTTCTGTCGCGGGCTCTGCTCGCGGGAGCGTCGGGACAGTTGCGCAACAGGGCGACGACCGCCGGCAACCTGCTTCAACGCACGCGCTGTCCGTATTTTTACGACACCAACCAGCCCTGCAATAAAAGACAACCCGGCAGCGGCTGTGCGGCGCTCGCCGGCTTCAGCCGACAGCTTGCGGTGATTGGCGTCAGCGATGCCTGCATCGCCAATCACCCGAGCGACATGGCGGTCGCCATGCGTGCCCTCGACGCCGTCGTCGAGACAGTCCGAGCCGATGGCACGACGCGCAGCATTCCGATCGCTGATCTCCATCGCCTTCCAGGGGACGCACCGCATATCGAGCATGTCCTTGAGCGGGGCGAGCTGATCACGGCGGTCGTCCTGCCGAAGCCGGTTGGCGGCAAGCAGATCTATCGCAAAGTTCGCGACCGTGCCTCCTACGCCTTCGCCCTGGTCTCCGTCGGGGCCGTCGTGCAGCCGGACGGAAGCGGTCGCGTCGCGGTCGGCGGCATCGCGCCCAAACCGTGGCGTGAGGAGGCGGCCGACAAGGAGCTTGCGAACGGAGCAAAGGCGGCGGCCGCCAAGCTTCTCGCGGACGCCCGCCCGACGGAACAGAACGCCTTCAAGCTCACGCTTGTGGAACGCACGCTGAGCGCGGTTCTTACCGAAGCGAGGGGATGA